GGctcaattcaaaaaaaattgcacAAGCACTCCTACACCCACAACAATTTGGCGATGAAGAGGCACGAAATCAGCAAATCAGACAATAAACATGATTTTgaaaagagtaaaggtcaaaattggtcctgaacattttacttttttggttctaaacattatcttttgaattttttggtcctgcacatttggaaatttgaccattttggtcctccgtcaatatttctgttaaaaactaacggtcaatgAGTTTAatccgattttgaccaaattaaacttttaattttgattttttactccTTAAATAATTCCCTAATTAAGAGACTGATTGGAAAATGGCGGAAGAGAGTGGCGAAGAGTACCTGTTCAAGATAGTGGTGATCGGCGATTCCGCTGTGGGGAAATCGAATTTGCTGTCGCGGTTTACTCGAGACGAGTTCGACCACAACTCCAAGGCCACGATCGGAGTGGAGTTTCAGACGCAGGTGCTGGAGGTCGACGGCAAGGAGGTCAAAGCGCAGGTCTGGGATACCGCCGGCCAGGAGCGATTCCGCGCTGTCACCTCCGCCTATTACCGCGGCGCCGTCGGAGCTCTCGTCGTCTACGATATTACTCGGAGGATTACTCCCGATAGCATCAGGCGTTGGCTTGATGAGCTCAATAGTAatatctctttctctctcttctaaATTGAATCTGGTTAGAATTCCAGTAGAAtttaagaagaagaaaaggagacCGTTGAAGCTTATCAATTTGTTCAGTTGGGTTCATTTTTTTAGCatacaaattattcatttctctATATGCAAatttaccaattttggcctttagtcttttaaaaaaatggagggcACTAGAAATCCGAGGCGGAAgagatgaatttgaatttccCGGCGGAAGGCATTATTGATTAGATATTTGGGCCAACTCCCTTATTATCGccgatttatcgccgaatcatcgccgaccactgtgggcgcgattcggcgataaatcggcgataaattttttttttaattaattttttttttaaatctttgtttttatttgtagtttttgtagttttttttatttgtagttttttttaaatctttgtttttttaaatctttatttttttaaatctttgttttttatagtttttatttgtagttttttttaaatctttgtttttttaaattattggttttttatgttttttatttgtagttttttttttctcgttgtattatattttccaatgattaatacaacgatgaattgttcattataaatctatttattaaacacatttgtagggaaaattaaacaatattaaaaatgatgatgtaaaaatgaaatgttgagttagggagaaataagggagaaataagggagaaaccattggagcagttggctaaaagttggctaaaaattggggataaattttggttcatttttttagcatacaaattattcatttctctATATGCAAatttaccaattttggcctttagtcttttaaaaaaatggagggcACTAGAAATCCGAGGCGGAAgagatgaatttgaatttccCGGCGGAAGGCATTATTGATTAGATATTTGGGACTTGGGGGTATTGCACTTTATATAGGTTTTGGAGTATTTATAATCGAAAGAATAGATATAATCACCCTAAAATAACATACTCCATATACTACCCTAAAATAACATACTCCATATACTAggttaaaaaaatactaatactctttttttttaaaggaatttttttagtttttagaaATAGATCAAAACGGaaagagtttttatttttaggtaaCCAGTGTGatggtttttattttcatcataTCTTTTGCTAGggtttaatttcattttttttttccatatattGTTAGTATATTGTCGTATTTGtatagaatatttatttactattaataaattaaattaaattaaatatttatcattctcAATTATGTTTCTCTAAGAGAGAAACGGATCTCTctttaaattagtatttgatcTTCGAAAAAACATATGCATCTAATTAAACATATATCCCTTTAATAAATTATCTAATTCAAAGCAACACAAATTCTTCGGTAAAGTGAGACGCCTTCCTTTTGGAACTTAATCCCTTAGAATTGAATATTCAAGAAagaattatgtaattttggaaaaaaaatattgtctcaagatttaataaattaatccaaGAATCAATAACTTAGAACCTTGATTTAAATTCTCTTTGAGCcatacttaattaaattggcccaactaattaaagtaattaGTCTAACTCACAATTTCAGCACAATACTATCAAAGCCTTTATTCTTTCGATCCAAATTGCTATTAGGCACCTAAACTAATCAGTATCGGATCGGAATTGAAAGATAAATCAACACCGATCTAATTCAGCATGCATATATGTGCATTACCTAAATACAATACCAAATGTAGTACTACCAGTTTGTATCTGCAACTTTACAAATATTCTATAAGACTAGAGAGTGGCTTCTCTGCATAACTAGTGTAGGTTGCATGAAGAGAGAACGAAAAGTGCAAATATCAAGTGCAGTAAGAAAGAATATCAAATTGATTCACTAACCAAATCGGTGCCAATGACGCGAGACAACAGAGAGATTAGCTATATCATCTATGAAACTCATGATGTAAAGGGAAACATATGTCTGATCAAAGTCCAAATAACTATATGGTTTTTTGGTGATCTATCTGTTCTAACGAGCGACATATAGTCAAAAGATCAGGCTGCAACCACATATAATTGTTAGATTTTAGTCAAAATCatagtttatttataatttacaaaGCAACAAATACAGTGGAAGAACAAAAATGGGGTTCAAGTCagaattttatcaaatatgaGAGGCGAATCATAAATCTTGGTGGGATAGTTTGATCCATTCATATATTTCgtgaagaaaataataagaaaaagaagagaaaaatgttaaaaaaaaaaaaaaaaaaaccaaaaaacccATCTTTGCAGTGGGAAAGAAATTCGAAAATACATTAGTACTATTGGAGATGCCTCTTGACGTAGCTATCAAGTAGAAACCCAAGTTGAACTTGAAACCGGAGCTGAACTTGTAGAGATAATTGGGCTACGAATTGTTTCAGGCTGTCCTCCTCACTCGTTAGCGAAGTGggactttttattttttgaaatgcaCCGCTTTCTTCGATATACGTCAGTGATTGGATGATATTTTCCGCACAAGATCCTTTAAAAGATAACACTTTGTACGTAAATCTTTCGTAATATGTTGTTTCATCTCCGGCTTCGTCAATgcactgcacacacacacacatatatacataaatatatccaTATGTAAAAGAATACGACATTGAGAAGataagtagtactatataccAACCGTGATAGTGAAGCATTGAAGACGAGGACATGCCGATATCACGTAAGTTAATGGTAAAAGACAGGTACGGTCACTAAGGAACAATTCTTTGAGATTTGGCAGTTGAGGAAAACCTTTCCCCAAAAGCTTGTCGACGTTGGGACCACACAATGTAAGTTTGTGGAGTTGGGAAGTCAAGCAGGATAAGGTAGAAGTAAAATGGTGCATTGTATAGCTTGGACCTTCTATTATAAAAGATGTGTCAGCAAGTCTTGGAACATTCTTGAACCGTAGTTGGCCCGGTCTTGCATCAACACAAACTATAGAAAGATTTGGAGcagaaatattaattataacgGACTCCGAAAAGACGCATAGAGCTATCTGAAGATCCTCCAACGCGGGGGTTGCCACGGAGATATGAACATCAGACGTCAAATATGATTGTATGATTCTCAATTTCCTCAGGAGAGGGCAATTTTTTAGGAACAAGGAGACGTCTTCACCCCTTAATTTCATCATCATTAGAGACAAATTCTGGAGATATTTCATTGGTTTCATCTCTCCCAGCAAATCTTCTAACACAACTAGATCATTCTCCTTGTCACACCGGAAGTTCAAATCCAAGCTCTCGACTTGTCTTGACCACACGAATCTGAGCCATTTGGCGACTGCGCTTTGTGCTGACTTGTTTACGTAGAAATGAAGCCTGAACTCTTCCAGGAAGGGAGCTTGATGCGATTCAAGAACCGAATTCACCATTTTGACATGCTTGCACGTCCCCACATCCCACAAATCATGCTCTGTGTCACTCTTTTCTCGATAGAGATCATCGGTGTCGAAAAAATCGAGATGATTAGTGTGCTTCCACAAATCCAACCATCGGGATGAAAGAAGGCCAGTGGAAACAGCATCTCTCAAGGGTAGGAATGAGAGAATATTGATGATGACTTCATCGGGTAGCTCACTTATCCTATCATGCCCAAACCCTAAATCCTAAACAACAATCAAACACGTTAATTAATCAAACACCTAATcatgaacttttttttttttttttttaagttacaAAAGGCTAACCTCATTCTTTTGCTTCTTCGTGCACGGTTGTCGGTTTGATTCTTGCAAATCTGTCCATCCGGAATCAACTGCGCTGCCCCTACAGGCTGACTCAGTTCCATCCACGGATGCAAAACGGTAAAACAACTTGTAAAGAAATCCGAGCATGGGTGCCTGAAAAAACTGAAGCGAGACCGCGATTGGAGTGATTGTTACAGTTTTGGTTTAAACTCAGACTTCTGAAAATAAGCTTGACTACATTAAGGGTGATGAATTGTGATCAGTGATATTACAGTAGCAAATTGAATAACGAAGacgataacaacaatttagcaTCTACCAAATTGAATAATGAAGTCGACATCATTATACAACTATACAACTCCGgcttttttaacttttagaAATAGATCAAAACAGAaacagtttttatttttaggcaGTTTTCATCTTATTTTCTCTATAGTTTAGAATATctctattaatatttcatcctATCTTTTGCTAGGGCCCCGggtttaatttgattttctctATAGTTTAGAATCTATCAAATTGAATATTGAAGACGATATCAAGTACTATACAACTATACAACTCCGGCAAATCGAATTATGAAGACAATATCAACTATACAACTATACTACACCGTCAAATTGAATAATGAAGACAATGTCAACTATACAAATTTAAGCAGCACACTATCTAGCTGTGGCAATTCAACATAACTAACTAGGATTGGCGTAATCGAACTAATTAGCCAAAATCAGCAAATCAAACAATaaacatgataaaaataaaatggaggcGCACCAGAAATCCGAGGCGGAGgagatgaatttgaattttattgatttgatatttGGGATTATTGCACTGTATATAGGTTTTGGAGTATTTATAATcgaaagaataaatataatcacCCTAAAATAACATACCCCTAGTCCATATTACTTGGTaagaaaaatactactagtaatactcattttttaaaaggaaatttttttatttttcagaaataGATCAAAAACGGAAAGAGTTACCACCACCGTGGCGACGCACTATTTCATCTAATGTTCTCTATAATTTAgaatctattttaatatttcatcatATCTTTTGCTAgggtttgatttgattttttggttaTTATTTCCATATATTGTTAggattgaattattttataatttgatttttttttatttattgaagaTTTCTTTTACCATGGAGTATATTGACGTATttgtatgaaatatttttttactataatgaattaaattaaatatttatcattctcATTTATGTTTCTCTAAAGGGAGAACGTGTCTCtcttgaaattataatttgatctTCGAAAAAATATCTGCATATAATTAAACATTTCCCTTTGAATTGGATAATTTTAGTAAAGGGAAATGTTTAATTATATGCagatattttttccttttagagtttcgcgggtagcgggtatacccactacccgctcgggtatacccgttagtACCGATAATATctgttattattagtattagccATATACCATGTTTTAATACTCCTCCCGTTTCATACGAATAGAGGCGTTTCAAATAGTTCaagtagagaaaaataaataaatagttaaataataatagtcataTACACACTcattctaaaaaattaaaaataaatcgttagaatggaaaaaaaaaaaagtaagagagataataatgtagaaaaaagtatttatttattattttttcaaaatgattgaagaaaatgaaatgtctctattaagGCGGAACAATGGGAGTACTTTATATAATCTAAGAGttcttttgaaacatttttatattccaacgaACATACAATTAAAAACTCACCGGAACTAGTTACAAAGTGTccctcacttttatttttaatctgtTCAAAGTTTATCATcgatattaattaagtaaattaggGAACATTGACAGTTATTATggctttcaaattttttattaggatttcgggtcgggtacTGGTACCTGGTAATCCCGGTATGTAGcggggcgggtattgggaCAACACAAATTCTTCGGTAAAGTGAGACGCCTTCTTTTTGGAACTTAATCCCTTAGAATTGAATATTCAAGAAAGAATGAAGTAATTtcggaaaaaaatattgttctcaagatttaataaattaatccaaAGAATCAATAACTTAGAACCATGATTTAAATTCTCTTCGAGCcatacttaattaaattggcccaactaattataataattagtcCAACTCACTTCTCGCACAATTTCAGTCCAATACTATCATTAGATCAAAGCCTTTAttcttttgaaataattagaaaagtCGCGCGCTATTCTCTTTCTAATACTGTAATTTTTCCCCTTAATTTAAGCACACATTTACTTTAAGTTAAGTCCActattctttatttcttagATTTAAATACCCATtatgagaaaagataaattaacaaaaattgtatatacaaaatgcTCTTTAATTTAGTTCCATTTTTCAAGACATAAATCTATGACTAAATTAAAGAAAGTTTTGAAGAGtcaaaaacattaaataaggataaaaCAATGAGAAACAATGAGAAAGATGCCCTTTAAACTTTCTAAAACAATgagaaacaatgaaaaaatttaaagaccaaaatcataaaatgggcATAATATACTTGTATGACTAATTTATCTGTCGCAAAATGCCCTTTAATTTAGTTCCATTCTTTGATTTAAATACCCATTATGGAAAGAAAGTTTtgtttaattcaaatttataatagttttaatgttcgaatttatataaataatatatttttaatatattaatttaattatatgaaaatgataatatatgaatattaacaTGTTTTCAAACACATGAATCATATTCTAATGAATTCATATTCTTAAGAATTACATTCCTAAAATCATAATCCTAAGAATCATAATCctaaaaaatcataatctCAAACATCATTTTCCTTGTAGTTTACTTTCCTGCCAAACAAACGAGACCTATGTGACTTCTTTTAGTGACTACTAACGTTTATATGTCAAttcattcattaaattttattacaaattcTTCAAATACGTACCCAATATTATGGTGAAGAATGtgataaatttatctttttagttcTGGTTTAGCTATAATTATTTAGCTTTATGATAGAATGAATTATCTTTCCCAAATGTGCGGTTATTAAACTTAGAAACTTAATCATCCCTGAATAGCTATAAAGGGTAAATATGTAACGTAAAACAATTgtgaatataaaatatctaaaatgtccaattttgtatacacaatttttgttaatttatcaataCCCTAATACccttaaaaaaatcaatccgACGATTAAGACCCGatattaaaacaaaagttAGTAAATAGTAATAACTAGCCTCATGctggaatatatatttaatctaaGTATAGATAAAAGTGTTTGTTTTAGCTTAAGAAAGCAAaacttcttcttttatttaaaagttttgttttgaaaattgtaatgttaatttttagttttgagtTAGGAATACCAAATTCAtatcttaaattttgaatatacaAACATCaactaattttacttttaaaattagtttttttttcaactttttccTAAAACACAATCTTTTAAATAATGTTTCAAATTGTTTCCATTAAATTCCACAAACTTGCGATAAGAAATTCTtaatattaaaactataaactCAATTTGCATTAATATATCATACATTCCATAATACAGTGAATAACTAGAAAATCTTTTTAAATAGtattgttaaataaatgagtaaaataccatgttagtattattttgtaattgatATTCGACATAACATTCCAAAAATTTATgatgtgttttattttgaataaattgctAAAAATTTGCATAAGTTACTTTTTGGAATCCCGAGCACAGTTTCAGTGCTCGCAATAATCTAAGCACATACTCgatccgtccgcgaataggagtcccattccattccggcacgggttttaataaatgttaagaaaagtgggtggaagaaagttagtggaatagggatctcacttatatatattagttttaaatgatatgtgagtggaatgagttggtgggatgtggggcctttttaccatttatggcatatatgaaccgggactcctattcgcggacgtaccaaaatggaaaaacgggactcttattcgcggacggagggagtacctggtaaaattaatttattaaatttttatagtgATTAATTGTTGAATAATTGCATGTGTTTATCCGGATaataagtgaaaaatgagaatGTATTGCagatattttgtcatttacaATGACAAAAGTGTTATAATAATTGCACGAGTATTTTTTCTATGCCAAGCACATTTTTAGTGCTTGTTATTAGcgatttattaaaatttcataaggCCGAGATCCGAATATTAttgaatacttttttttttcatgccGAGCACTTTATGTGCTCGGAACTATTGGTGAAAATATTTCGCAAGGCTGAGCACTTTCGATGAGCCATAGTTCCATACCTAAATTCTCAAGCCGAGCACCTTGACCGTGCTCGTAATGCTCGCAGGTTAGTGTAACAGTTGCTAATATTGCGGGGCACCGTTTTTCTCTGAAACTACTTAATTCTttcttgaatattaaattttaagggATAAAGTTTCCAAAAAGAAGGCGACGAATTTGTAATGCTTTGAATTggataattttattcaagGGATATGATATATTTTCGAAGATCAAATACTAATTTCAAGAGAGATCCGTTTCTCCCTAGAGAGGAGAAACAAAATTGAGgatgataaatatttaatctatGGATACTGATAAATGTACGTAATTGCACGTATATAATCCAAATACTTCAAAGCATGTGCACGCTTGTATCAAAGTTTCCAATAAGATGTGCAGAGTCATCATGACTCATGACCAACACCTATAACAAGAAACATAGTAACGTTGACCTGCGTCTAGCTGATTCAGTATTCACAATCATAACTAATAATAACCTTCCAAGTTAGAGCAGATATGAGTATAACGACAAGCAGATACTGTTCGATTGGAACTAGTATACTTGCCATTTTACAACTTCAGGCATATACAAGAGCGTAAAATTCCAGATCTCAAGACTGGTATAATAACAATTTACCACACAACCTAACTGAAGCTAACTCGGGATGTAGAGagtataattttcataaaatacgTGAAGAAATGCAAACCTTGGGGGTGTTCTTGCTCGAGGTGGGGTCCGATAACACCTAGGGGACCTTCGgtgaatataataaaagattCATTAAGGTAAACGAATAATATTCATGGGTTTAgaaagaaattacaagtagAAAGTGTTCCTCACCGGTTAAGGTTACCACGCTCGCGATATGACCTAACAGGAGACAGTTCAGTAGAGCGACTCCTGTAACGCCGGACCTATCCAGGTGGCCAGTGCTTATTGGGCTCCTTGAGAAGCAGCGGCGATTGGTCCTTCTAGGCGCACTCACTAGACTTTGACGGGTCAATCAAACTCGGCTCCTGCTCCTGCTTATGCTACTTCAAGATGGCAGCCCGATCTCCCTCTCCTGTAGTTCTTTCGAGATGGCCATCTGCCATTATACCGTGGGCTTCTCCTCCACTAGGACTCCTACTCCTTTTTTTTGTACCGGCACTAGCACTTACGCCAGCATTTCTCAGACTGAGGCTTATGCGCATTTACTCATGGATCTTCTAGGCGTCAAACTTACTCCAGCTGACTCCTACTCCTCTTGATAACTTTCCTCGGTCGCTTCCTTTCATGTTTTCAACTTTATACCCATGTTTTTATCTGTACACTCCAAGAATCACTGTGTAACATAAGTAGGGCAGTAAAACAATGAGAAAGATGCCGAGCAAGAAATAGAAAGAAGAGTCAAAAACATATATTGATGCTAGGTAGCAGAGCTCCTTGCTACAGCTCATATCACGATAACTTTTCcattaataattgataattacaCATAAACCTGAAACTAggtaaaacattaaaaaactGTAAAGCCGCACAGCTAGGAAAGCATCACTAGacagtatatatagttgtctTTAGTAGACTCTTCTGGAAAACAGAAAACAGTTTTATAAGCAATCACTATTCAGATCAATAATCTGATACAATTTTGTCAGCTTTCAAAGACAAAAACACGCTTTAAATTTGAAGATCACATAACCAACAGAAGTTGTTACGGTCACCAACATATTTTGTCAGTTAAAACACAAAAGTACAGTTCTATGTTGGATTTCAGTACAATAATCTGATTCAATTTAATCAGCTTAAAAAGACACTAGCACAAGGTCAATGCTTTGATCTGGCTTCAAATAACAAGATCACATAATCCACAGAAGTTATTAAGGTagcaaataaattagataCTATAGATCTTCTAGAGTTTGCAGTAAAGGGCTAGGAGCCTAGTAAGCAAGGACAAGCACCAAACCAGGTTAAGCAACTCTAATAATCATTATCGTATTGGCTTGCCATATCACTTCGCATGCTGCAGAACAGGAATCTTATGTGCTGAAGTATAGTCCAAAAGGTTGATGTATGATAAAAATCAGCATAACTTAGGAACAGTGTCTGGACACTTGATAAAAGAATAACATATGAAAATGATATGCCTATCACTCTGCACTAGGAGATGCAAATATAGATTTTAAATGTCAAATATACATGTCTTATTCGATATTATCAGTTATCCCAAATgataaactagaaaaacaaaagataaaacaaGAAAGTTTCATATCTGCAAAGT
The nucleotide sequence above comes from Salvia hispanica cultivar TCC Black 2014 chromosome 5, UniMelb_Shisp_WGS_1.0, whole genome shotgun sequence. Encoded proteins:
- the LOC125190078 gene encoding F-box/LRR-repeat protein At3g26922-like, which translates into the protein MLGFLYKLFYRFASVDGTESACRGSAVDSGWTDLQESNRQPCTKKQKNEDLGFGHDRISELPDEVIINILSFLPLRDAVSTGLLSSRWLDLWKHTNHLDFFDTDDLYREKSDTEHDLWDVGTCKHVKMVNSVLESHQAPFLEEFRLHFYVNKSAQSAVAKWLRFVWSRQVESLDLNFRCDKENDLVVLEDLLGEMKPMKYLQNLSLMMMKLRGEDVSLFLKNCPLLRKLRIIQSYLTSDVHISVATPALEDLQIALCVFSESVIINISAPNLSIVCVDARPGQLRFKNVPRLADTSFIIEGPSYTMHHFTSTLSCLTSQLHKLTLCGPNVDKLLGKGFPQLPNLKELFLSDRTCLLPLTYVISACPRLQCFTITVGI
- the LOC125190077 gene encoding ras-related protein RABA5b-like, which translates into the protein MAEESGEEYLFKIVVIGDSAVGKSNLLSRFTRDEFDHNSKATIGVEFQTQVLEVDGKEVKAQVWDTAGQERFRAVTSAYYRGAVGALVVYDITRRITPDSIRRWLDELNSNISFSLF